The Solea senegalensis isolate Sse05_10M linkage group LG9, IFAPA_SoseM_1, whole genome shotgun sequence genome has a segment encoding these proteins:
- the pi4kb gene encoding phosphatidylinositol 4-kinase beta isoform X1: protein MMVDAEPELDQNSPSPSLSISSSPSLSLPSTPSSSCGPTQPTTPPLDVISEGVGELSLMIDAEVAQRACHQVLQKVKLQQVDDDDDVTDLQREACPEPPAPPTALTAAVKAMKIREEEDDPEGAPPCSVKCARRRQRHNPSKQSWLLRLFESKLFDVSMAISYLHNSKEPGVQAYIGNRLFSFSHDEVDFYLPQLLNMYIHMDEDVGDAIKPYVVHRCRQSISFSLQCAWLLGAYSSDMHISTQRHSRGTKLRKLILSDELKPAGPRTRREALTLTPFCPATPPATGPGDHGLSPSKRTHQRSKSDATVSISLSSNLKRTASNPKVESSQDEDSSSSSDSLEFETGPPVRLAPQREFIKSLMGIGKRLATLPTKEQKTQRLISELSLLNHKLPARVWLPTAAFDHHVVRVPHTQAVVLNSKDKAPYLIYVEVLECENFETSSVPIRIPENRIRSTRSVENLPDCGMTAEQRAGSFSVVPNYDNDDEAWSVDDIGELQVELPEIHTSSCDNISQFSVDSITSLENKEPVFIAAGDIRRRLSEQLAQAPTTFKRDPEDPSAVALKEPWEEKVRRIREASPYGHLPTWRLLSVIVKCGDDLRQELLASQVLQQLQSIWEQERVPLWIKPYKILVLSSDSGMIEPVVNAVSLHQVKKQSQLSLLDYFLQEHGSTTTEAFLCAQRNFVQSCAGYSLICYLLQVKDRHNGNILLDAEGHIIHIDFGFILSSSPKNLGFETSAFKLTTEFVDVMGGPDGDMFNYYKMLMLQGLIAARKHMDRVLHIVEIMQQGTQLPCFHGSSTMRCLKERFHMSLTEEQLQLLVDQLVDGSMRSLTTKLYDGFQYLTNGIM from the exons ATGATGGTGGACGCAGAGCCGGAGCTTGACCAGAacagcccctccccctccctctccataTCCTCTTCCCCCTCCCTGTCCCTCCCCTCTACGCCCTCGTCGTCCTGTGGCCCCACCCAGCCCACCACGCCCCCTCTGGACGTGATCAGCGAGGGCGTGGGCGAGCTCAGCCTGATGATCGACGCTGAGGTGGCTCAGCGAGCATGTCACCAGGTTCTGCAGAaggtgaagctgcagcaggtcgacgacgacgatgacgtTACCGACCTGCAGAGAGAGGCGTGTCCGGAACCCCCTGCCCCGCCCACTGCTCTGACCGCCGCAGTAAAAGCAATGAAGATCcgcgaggaggaggacgacccAGAGGGCGCGCCCCCCTGCTCGGTGAAGTGCGCCCGGCGACGGCAGAGACACAATCCCTCCAAACAGTCGTGGCTGCTCCGCCTCTTCGAGTCCAAGCTGTTTGATGTTTCCATGGCGATCTCTTACCTGCACAACTCCAAGGAGCCCGGCGTGCAGGCGTACATCGGGAACCGCCTCTTCAGCTTCTCCCACGACGAGGTGGACTTTTATCTTCCGCAGCTGCTCAACATGTACATCCACATGGACGAGGACGTCGGAGACGCCATCAAGCCATACGTG gtacACCGCTGCAGACAGAGCATCTCCTTCAGTCTTCAGTGTGCCTGGCTGCTCGGAGCTTACTCCTCGGACATGCACATCTCCACACAGCGTCACTCCAGAGGAACTAAACTCAGGAAGCTCATCCTGTCCGACGAACTCAAACCCGCCGGGCCTCGCACTCGCAGAGAAGCCCTCACTCTGACGCCTTTCTGCCCAGCCACGCCCCCTGCGACTGGGCCCGGTGACCACGGCCTGTCACCCTCCAAACGCACACATCAACGCTCCAAGTCGGACGCCACTGTCAGCATCAGCCTGAGCAGCAACCTGAAGAGAACAGCCAGCAACCCCAAGGTTGAGAGCAGCCAGGACGAG gaCAGCAGCTCCAGCTCGGACAGTCTGGAGTTTGAGACTGGTCCC cCAGTGCGTCTGGCTCCTCAGCGTGAGTTCATCAAGTCTCTGATGGGGATCGGGAAGCGTTTGGCGACGCTGCCGACCAAAGAGCAGAAGACGCAGCGTCTCATCTCTGAGCTTTCGCTGCTCAACCATAAGTTGCCGGCGAGAGTGTGGCTGCCTACGGCGGCCTTCGACCACCACGTGGTGCGAGTTCCGCACACGCAGGCCGTGGTGTTGAACTCCAAAGACAAG GCTCCATACCTGATCTACGTGGAGGTTCTGGAGTGTGAGAACTTCGAAACGTCCAGTGTTCCGATCCGGATCCCAGAGAACCGGATCAGGAGCACGCGCTCCGTGGAGAACCTTCCGGACTGTGGCATGACGGCGGAGCAGAGGGCGGGAAGTTTCTCTGTCGTTCCCAACTATGACAACGACGACGAGGCATGGTCTGTGGACGACATCGGAGAGCTGCAGGTGGAG CTTCCAGAGATTCACACCAGCAGCTGCGACAACATCAGTCAGTTTTCAGTTGACAGCATCACAAGTCTGGAGAATAAAGAACCTGTGTTCATCGCTGCTGGAGACATCAG gcGTCGTCTCTCTGAACAGCTCGCTCAGGCACCCACCACCTTCAAACGTGACCCTGAAGATCCATCAGCTGTGGCCCTGAAGGAGCCATGGGAAGAGAAAGTGAG GAGGATCAGAGAGGCGTCTCCGTACGGTCACCTTCCCACCTGGAGACTTCTGTCCGTCATCGTTAAATGTGGAGACGACTTGCGTCAGGAGCTGTTGGCGTCTCaggtgctgcagcagctgcag TCCATCTGGGAGCAGGAACGTGTGCCTCTGTGGATCAAACCGTATAAGATCCTGGTGCTGTCGTCAGACAGCGGGATGATCGAGCCCGTGGTCAACGCCGTGTCTCTTCATCAGGTGAAGAAACAGAGTCAGCTGTCTCTGCTCGACTACTTCCTGCAGGAACACGGCTCCACCACCACTGAGGCCTTTCTCTGTGCTCAGAGGAACTTTGTCCAGAGCTGCGCTGGATACAGTCTCATCTGTTACCTGCTGCAGGTGAaggacag ACACAATGGGAACATCTTATTGGACGCTGAAGGACACATAATCCACATTGACTTTGGCTTCATTTTGTCCAGTTCTCCTAAAAACCTCGGCTTTGAGACGTCAGCCTTCAAACTCACCACTGAATTTGTAGAC gtgatgGGAGGTCCAGATGGAGACATGTTTAATTATTACAAGATGTTGATGCTTCAGGGTTTAATCGCTGCCAGAAAACACATGGACAGAGTTTTACACATTGTAGAGATCATGCAGCAag gTACCCAGCTGCCTTGTTTCCATGGCAGCAGCACCATGCGTTGTCTGAAGGAGCGTTTCCACATGAGTCTGAcggaggagcagctgcagctgctggtcGATCAGCTGGTCGACGGATCTATGAGGTCACTGACCACCAAGCTGTACGACGGCTTCCAGTACCTGACCAACGGCATCATGTGA
- the pi4kb gene encoding phosphatidylinositol 4-kinase beta isoform X2 — MMVDAEPELDQNSPSPSLSISSSPSLSLPSTPSSSCGPTQPTTPPLDVISEGVGELSLMIDAEVAQRACHQVLQKVKLQQVDDDDDVTDLQREACPEPPAPPTALTAAVKAMKIREEEDDPEGAPPCSVKCARRRQRHNPSKQSWLLRLFESKLFDVSMAISYLHNSKEPGVQAYIGNRLFSFSHDEVDFYLPQLLNMYIHMDEDVGDAIKPYVVHRCRQSISFSLQCAWLLGAYSSDMHISTQRHSRGTKLRKLILSDELKPAGPRTRREALTLTPFCPATPPATGPGDHGLSPSKRTHQRSKSDATVSISLSSNLKRTASNPKVESSQDEPVRLAPQREFIKSLMGIGKRLATLPTKEQKTQRLISELSLLNHKLPARVWLPTAAFDHHVVRVPHTQAVVLNSKDKAPYLIYVEVLECENFETSSVPIRIPENRIRSTRSVENLPDCGMTAEQRAGSFSVVPNYDNDDEAWSVDDIGELQVELPEIHTSSCDNISQFSVDSITSLENKEPVFIAAGDIRRRLSEQLAQAPTTFKRDPEDPSAVALKEPWEEKVRRIREASPYGHLPTWRLLSVIVKCGDDLRQELLASQVLQQLQSIWEQERVPLWIKPYKILVLSSDSGMIEPVVNAVSLHQVKKQSQLSLLDYFLQEHGSTTTEAFLCAQRNFVQSCAGYSLICYLLQVKDRHNGNILLDAEGHIIHIDFGFILSSSPKNLGFETSAFKLTTEFVDVMGGPDGDMFNYYKMLMLQGLIAARKHMDRVLHIVEIMQQGTQLPCFHGSSTMRCLKERFHMSLTEEQLQLLVDQLVDGSMRSLTTKLYDGFQYLTNGIM; from the exons ATGATGGTGGACGCAGAGCCGGAGCTTGACCAGAacagcccctccccctccctctccataTCCTCTTCCCCCTCCCTGTCCCTCCCCTCTACGCCCTCGTCGTCCTGTGGCCCCACCCAGCCCACCACGCCCCCTCTGGACGTGATCAGCGAGGGCGTGGGCGAGCTCAGCCTGATGATCGACGCTGAGGTGGCTCAGCGAGCATGTCACCAGGTTCTGCAGAaggtgaagctgcagcaggtcgacgacgacgatgacgtTACCGACCTGCAGAGAGAGGCGTGTCCGGAACCCCCTGCCCCGCCCACTGCTCTGACCGCCGCAGTAAAAGCAATGAAGATCcgcgaggaggaggacgacccAGAGGGCGCGCCCCCCTGCTCGGTGAAGTGCGCCCGGCGACGGCAGAGACACAATCCCTCCAAACAGTCGTGGCTGCTCCGCCTCTTCGAGTCCAAGCTGTTTGATGTTTCCATGGCGATCTCTTACCTGCACAACTCCAAGGAGCCCGGCGTGCAGGCGTACATCGGGAACCGCCTCTTCAGCTTCTCCCACGACGAGGTGGACTTTTATCTTCCGCAGCTGCTCAACATGTACATCCACATGGACGAGGACGTCGGAGACGCCATCAAGCCATACGTG gtacACCGCTGCAGACAGAGCATCTCCTTCAGTCTTCAGTGTGCCTGGCTGCTCGGAGCTTACTCCTCGGACATGCACATCTCCACACAGCGTCACTCCAGAGGAACTAAACTCAGGAAGCTCATCCTGTCCGACGAACTCAAACCCGCCGGGCCTCGCACTCGCAGAGAAGCCCTCACTCTGACGCCTTTCTGCCCAGCCACGCCCCCTGCGACTGGGCCCGGTGACCACGGCCTGTCACCCTCCAAACGCACACATCAACGCTCCAAGTCGGACGCCACTGTCAGCATCAGCCTGAGCAGCAACCTGAAGAGAACAGCCAGCAACCCCAAGGTTGAGAGCAGCCAGGACGAG cCAGTGCGTCTGGCTCCTCAGCGTGAGTTCATCAAGTCTCTGATGGGGATCGGGAAGCGTTTGGCGACGCTGCCGACCAAAGAGCAGAAGACGCAGCGTCTCATCTCTGAGCTTTCGCTGCTCAACCATAAGTTGCCGGCGAGAGTGTGGCTGCCTACGGCGGCCTTCGACCACCACGTGGTGCGAGTTCCGCACACGCAGGCCGTGGTGTTGAACTCCAAAGACAAG GCTCCATACCTGATCTACGTGGAGGTTCTGGAGTGTGAGAACTTCGAAACGTCCAGTGTTCCGATCCGGATCCCAGAGAACCGGATCAGGAGCACGCGCTCCGTGGAGAACCTTCCGGACTGTGGCATGACGGCGGAGCAGAGGGCGGGAAGTTTCTCTGTCGTTCCCAACTATGACAACGACGACGAGGCATGGTCTGTGGACGACATCGGAGAGCTGCAGGTGGAG CTTCCAGAGATTCACACCAGCAGCTGCGACAACATCAGTCAGTTTTCAGTTGACAGCATCACAAGTCTGGAGAATAAAGAACCTGTGTTCATCGCTGCTGGAGACATCAG gcGTCGTCTCTCTGAACAGCTCGCTCAGGCACCCACCACCTTCAAACGTGACCCTGAAGATCCATCAGCTGTGGCCCTGAAGGAGCCATGGGAAGAGAAAGTGAG GAGGATCAGAGAGGCGTCTCCGTACGGTCACCTTCCCACCTGGAGACTTCTGTCCGTCATCGTTAAATGTGGAGACGACTTGCGTCAGGAGCTGTTGGCGTCTCaggtgctgcagcagctgcag TCCATCTGGGAGCAGGAACGTGTGCCTCTGTGGATCAAACCGTATAAGATCCTGGTGCTGTCGTCAGACAGCGGGATGATCGAGCCCGTGGTCAACGCCGTGTCTCTTCATCAGGTGAAGAAACAGAGTCAGCTGTCTCTGCTCGACTACTTCCTGCAGGAACACGGCTCCACCACCACTGAGGCCTTTCTCTGTGCTCAGAGGAACTTTGTCCAGAGCTGCGCTGGATACAGTCTCATCTGTTACCTGCTGCAGGTGAaggacag ACACAATGGGAACATCTTATTGGACGCTGAAGGACACATAATCCACATTGACTTTGGCTTCATTTTGTCCAGTTCTCCTAAAAACCTCGGCTTTGAGACGTCAGCCTTCAAACTCACCACTGAATTTGTAGAC gtgatgGGAGGTCCAGATGGAGACATGTTTAATTATTACAAGATGTTGATGCTTCAGGGTTTAATCGCTGCCAGAAAACACATGGACAGAGTTTTACACATTGTAGAGATCATGCAGCAag gTACCCAGCTGCCTTGTTTCCATGGCAGCAGCACCATGCGTTGTCTGAAGGAGCGTTTCCACATGAGTCTGAcggaggagcagctgcagctgctggtcGATCAGCTGGTCGACGGATCTATGAGGTCACTGACCACCAAGCTGTACGACGGCTTCCAGTACCTGACCAACGGCATCATGTGA